The genomic region GTTTCTTTAAGAAACATACTGCACAAACGCCTGCTAAATTTCAGAGTGGGTTTTGACCCGCGAGCATTATTTATCGCAAAAAAATAAATTTATCTACCATAATACTCAAACCTCGCCTATCGGTGAAGGGTTCTAACAAAAGCCCTTTAAAATTAAAAGTGCCTTTAAATCTTGCAGCATCAATACTTTCAATATAGCAATGGCCTTCATCGGCATTAATAGTTTGGTGGGTACTGTCGTATTCAAGAATTGGAGAAATAATAAAAATATTGTCTGAATCGCCCCTATTTACAATCACTTCAGCATTAATAAGAAAGTATTTGCCATCCGCTGTAGAGTCCCTGTCGTAACGCAGAATTTTTGACCAACCGTTTGGAAAATCAAAAAAACCGGCCCTTCGACTACCTCCAACGGTGTTTTTAAACGGAGCAAATAAATTAATAGTATAAGTTATCAGGCTTGTATCACCATGTTTGCCGTGGCCGGGCACTACTGTTTTTGCGTTTGGATAGGCTGCTTTCACTTTTTCCATTGTGCTGCTCCATTCCAGCAAATGAGCATCGCCAAGATTACCGGGTGTTGCACCTAAACATTTCATGGCGCAGCCGCCAAACAAAATTTCTTCATAAGGTAGCCATATCATTATACCGTCGG from Bacteroidota bacterium harbors:
- the bla gene encoding subclass B1 metallo-beta-lactamase — encoded protein: MRKTVLLIIFCVCSLVSFSQKKPKKISDHLTYTKLNKRTYLIEGHGYCNSLVYVDGKEAAIISTPPTDTATKELVLWIEKELKANVVACFVDHWHADGMAGIDVLQAKGIKAYACKKTQLTAAQKQLPVPDVGFDEEISISIGRKTIIAKYFGPAHTADGIMIWLPYEEILFGGCAMKCLGATPGNLGDAHLLEWSSTMEKVKAAYPNAKTVVPGHGKHGDTSLITYTINLFAPFKNTVGGSRRAGFFDFPNGWSKILRYDRDSTADGKYFLINAEVIVNRGDSDNIFIISPILEYDSTHQTINADEGHCYIESIDAARFKGTFNFKGLLLEPFTDRRGLSIMVDKFIFLR